Proteins found in one Kluyveromyces marxianus DMKU3-1042 DNA, complete genome, chromosome 2 genomic segment:
- the PAA1 gene encoding polyamine acetyltransferase yields the protein MSSSSLPLHMYIRPLTIEDCDASVALESQGFPPEERAGKEKIEFRLKECPELTSGLFIREVKGTQILGEKLIGHILGTKLPIPKNGTKETTFITNESMAFTHDDASPVIAVHSVVIDPQHQKKNLATLLLTDYIQKMSNQEIGDQIVIIAHKELVPFYERIGFKLVGENKSVTSKDGKVWCDMVRELVKEEYET from the coding sequence atgtcatcatcatcattgcCACTGCATATGTATATTAGACCATTGACGATAGAAGATTGCGATGCGTCAGTTGCTCTTGAATCGCAGGGGTTCCCACCAGAGGAAAGAGCTGGAAAGGAGAAGATCGAGTTTAGATTGAAGGAGTGTCCCGAGCTTACTTCGGGGCTATTCATCAGGGAGGTCAAGGGTACCCAGATTCTCGGAGAGAAGCTTATTGGGCATATTCTTGGTACCAAGTTGCCAATCCCAAAGAACGGAACCAAGGAAACGACTTTTATAACCAACGAAAGCATGGCATTTACTCACGACGATGCATCGCCTGTGATTGCTGTTCACTCGGTAGTCATTGATCCTCAacaccagaagaagaacttggcTACGCTTCTACTAACCGATTACATCCAGAAAATGTCTAACCAGGAGATTGGTGATCAGATTGTCATCATTGCCCATAAAGAACTCGTACCATTCTACGAAAGAATTGGCTTCAAGTTGGTGGGTGAAAACAAGTCCGTGACAAGTAAGGACGGTAAGGTCTGGTGTGACATGGTGAGGGAGTTGGTAAAGGAAGAATATGAAACCTGA
- the TPS2 gene encoding trehalose-phosphatase TPS2 → MENSSASKPAEKKKNKIISCITQLPFKIEKVVDDDTEGIDASCWSIEAISGNSALQSSLQYLNECGKWDHHIVGWTGEIMNSNEDLDSPMYLTQEEKKVLATLLQGKEAQDSVRTVHPVWLLRKDQYRWRQFAENVIWPALHYILNPPDDGKMENIWWYDYVKFNEAYAMKVAQIYEPGDIIWVHDYYLMLLPQLLRMRFNNATIAYFHDTPWPSNEYFRCLSKRKQFLDGLLGANRICFQNDGFSRHFVSSCQRLLGCTVKKGSNSNSNNSDEYRITSYGGDVLVDSLPIGVDTQKILKEAFSPELDEKVNSIRKAYEGKKVIIGRDRLDTVRGVLQKLQAFQVFLAMYPEWREKVVLIQVSGPTAPTDVNIKLESQVNELVTQINSEYGNLNYNPVQHYHLRIPQDVYYSLLRVADICLITSVRDGMNTTALEFVTVKSQLSKYNCYASPLILSEFSGASTILKDAIIINPWDAVAVSKAINEALKLSPEMKKSLELKLWKEVPTIQDWTESFLKTVIDFTSGQSGNERITPALNRPLLLQRYKKANRRLFLFDYDGTLTPIVTDPAAAIPSARLYSIITKLAQDPKNKIWIISGRDQKFLNRYFGTKLPQIGLSAEHGCFMKDAGSEEWVNLTSKFDMSWQEKVGQLMEEYTNKTPGSSIERKKVALTWHYRRADPELGEFHANALKKALEEFTEGMGLEVMEGKANIEVRPSFVNKGEIVKRLAWTPHGAKQVIEDKFTLNDDVLSEELPEFILCLGDDVTDEDMFRHLIQIEKQWEKKYPETSSSLGFGIYPVTVGSASKKTIAKAHLTDPQQVLDTLGLLVGDVSLFQSAGTVDLDDRGHLKDSESSLRSEQASAAYAMKRSTSSGSNIKKVSSRTN, encoded by the coding sequence ATGGAAAACAGTAGTGCAAGTAAGCCCGctgagaaaaagaagaataagatCATCAGTTGTATCACTCAATTGCCATTCAAGATTGAGAAAGTGGTAGATGATGATACCGAAGGGATCGACGCCTCGTGCTGGTCCATTGAGGCTATTAGTGGTAATTCAGCATTGCAATCGAGTCTACAGTACTTGAATGAATGTGGGAAATGGGACCACCACATTGTTGGATGGACTGGTGAGATTATGAACTCTAATGAAGACCTGGACAGTCCAATGTATTTGACTCAGgaggagaagaaagtgCTAGCAACTTTGTTGCAGGGTAAAGAGGCCCAGGACTCGGTTAGAACTGTGCATCCAGTGTGGCTTCTCAGGAAGGACCAGTATCGCTGGAGACAGTTTGCTGAAAATGTGATTTGGCCCGCATTGCACTACATTTTGAACCCCCCAGATGACGGTAAGATGGAAAACATCTGGTGGTACGATTATGTGAAGTTTAACGAAGCTTATGCCATGAAGGTAGCTCAAATTTACGAACCCGGTGATATCATCTGGGTGCATGACTACTATTTGATGCTCTTGCCTCAACTGTTGAGAATGCGCTTTAACAACGCAACAATTGCTTATTTCCACGATACCCCATGGCCTTCTAACGAGTACTTCAGATGCCTTTCCAAGCGGAAGCAGTTCTTGGATGGGTTGCTAGGTGCAAATCGGATCTGCTTCCAGAACGATGGGTTCTCCAGACATTTTGTCTCCAGTTGTCAGAGACTCTTGGGGTGTACCGTGAAAAAGGGGAGCAACTCTAATAGCAACAATTCTGATGAGTACCGGATCACATCATATGGTGGAGATGTTCTTGTAGACTCGTTGCCGATTGGTGTGGACACACAGAAGATTCTCAAAGAGGCATTCTCTCCGGAACTTGACGAGAAGGTCAATTCCATCAGAAAGGCATACGAGGGTAAGAAGGTCATTATAGGAAGAGACAGATTAGACACAGTGAGGGGTGTGCTGCAAAAATTACAAGCATTCCAAGTGTTCTTGGCTATGTATCCAGAATGGAGAGAGAAGGTCGTTTTGATTCAAGTGAGTGGACCAACTGCTCCTACAGATGTCAACATTAAACTGGAATCCCAGGTTAATGAGTTGGTTACGCAAATCAACTCAGAATATGGTAACCTAAACTACAATCCGGTACAGCATTACCATCTGCGGATTCCTCAAGATGTATACTACTCGTTGTTGCGTGTGGCAGATATCTGCTTGATTACAAGTGTCAGAGATGGTATGAACACTACCGCATTGGAATTTGTCACGGTTAAATCGCAACTGTCCAAGTATAACTGTTATGCATCTCCGCTCATATTGAGTGAGTTCTCAGGTGCTAGTACCATTTTGAAGGACGCAATCATCATTAACCCTTGGGATGCAGTTGCAGTGTCTAAAGCCATTAACGAAGCCCTAAAATTGAGTccagaaatgaaaaagagcTTGGAATTAAAGCTATGGAAGGAGGTGCCAACCATTCAAGATTGGACTGAAAGTTTCTTAAAAACCGTAATTGACTTTACAAGCGGCCAGAGCGGTAACGAAAGAATTACACCAGCTTTGAACCGTCCTTTACTATTGCAAAGATACAAGAAGGCCAACAGACGcttatttttgtttgattaTGACGGTACCTTGACCCCAATCGTGACAGACCCTGCTGCAGCTATTCCAAGCGCTAGACTATATTCCATAATTACAAAACTTGCACAAGATCCAAAGAATAAGATTTGGATTATATCTGGCCGTGACCAGAAATTTTTAAACAGGTACTTTGGTACTAAACTTCCACAAATAGGTCTAAGTGCAGAACATGGATGTTTCATGAAGGATGCCGGATCTGAAGAGTGGGTGAATCTCACCTCGAAGTTTGACATGTCGTGGCAAGAGAAGGTTGGCCAGTTGATGGAGGAGTACACAAACAAGACTCCAGGTTCTTCTATTGAGAGGAAGAAAGTTGCATTGACATGGCATTATCGTAGAGCAGACCCCGAGTTAGGTGAGTTCCATGCTAATGCATTAAAGAAGGCTTTAGAAGAATTTACTGAAGGGATGGGGCTTGAAGTTATGGAAGGTAAGGCTAATATTGAAGTTCGTCCAAGCTTCGTGAATAAGGGTGAAATCGTGAAAAGACTTGCTTGGACTCCTCATGGCGCTAAACAAGTCATCGAAGATAAATTCACGCTCAATGATGATGTGTTGAGTGAAGAACTTCCAGAATTTATTTTATGTCTTGGTGATGACGTCACAGATGAAGATATGTTCAGACACTTAATCcaaattgaaaaacaatGGGAAAAGAAGTACCCTGAAACAAGTTCATCTCTTGGATTTGGTATTTACCCTGTTACTGTTGGTTCGGCATCTAAGAAAACCATTGcaaaagctcatctcaCTGATCCTCAACAAGTCCTTGACACCCTTGGTTTACTAGTGGGTGATGTTTCATTATTCCAAAGTGCAGGTACTGTCGATTTAGATGACAGAGGTCACTTGAAAGATAGTGAGAGTAGTTTAAGATCTGAGCAAGCAAGTGCAGCCTATGCTATGAAACGTTCGACATCTTCTGGCTCTAATATAAAGAAAGTGTCTTCTAGGACTAATTGA
- the FMP16 gene encoding Fmp16p: MLSFSKTIQSPVLSKTFARGFSSSVLVRTKHASKDPEQRMFDRNKKKLEKLEREGHELEKDLKRPGVSSLKKKGERAQIEQGRPDDGVY; encoded by the coding sequence ATGCTATCCTTTTCTAAAACTATTCAATCGCCTGTACTCTCCAAGACCTTCGCTAGGGgattttcatcatctgtCCTAGTAAGAACTAAACATGCATCCAAGGACCCAGAACAGCGCATGTTTGAcaggaacaagaagaagttggagaAGTTGGAGAGAGAGGGACAtgaacttgaaaaagacCTAAAAAGACCAGGAGTTAGCagcttgaagaaaaagggaGAAAGGGCCCAAATTGAACAAGGAAGACCTGACGATGGGGTCTATTAA
- the LSM5 gene encoding RNA-binding protein LSM5, with protein MATVSEILPLEVIDKTIGQEVSILLKDYREFLGTLVGFDDYVNVVLENAVEYVNDKEIKRFQGKMLLTGNNIAMLIPGGKPGLSKQEST; from the coding sequence ATGGCTACTGTATCGGAAATTTTACCCTTGGAAGTGATCGACAAGACCATTGGACAAGAGGTTTCGATTCTGTTAAAAGACTACCGTGAGTTCTTGGGAACGTTAGTTGGATTTGATGATTATGTGAATGTTGTGCTTGAGAATGCTGTTGAATATGTAAACGACAAGGAGATCAAGCGGTTCCAAGGGAAGATGTTGTTGACTGGTAACAACATCGCGATGTTGATACCCGGTGGGAAGCCCGGATTGAGCAAGCAAGAGTCTACTTAA
- the SCC4 gene encoding cohesin-loading factor complex subunit SCC4, which yields MDDFKDELLNVPVAFDQKSLGKRSQELGLIYHLSKQYALTAHDVASEVQTESELRQYFTLINQAIRCLRYLKDGGFQLSLEQDFQITCDLAWLLIEETHRLDLAEQYLSSLREKLQNTTWINEKMYTDYLLLCKIPLMKNDGAQSKVIVKNLGKLISSLDSSLWKVLFEYFRLQLIPIKERKVSDYRNIIYVVKPHKQFHFVVMCSFINYCLDSCSHIPDDLWSDFEKLESDIPKLQIWKFLLELLVLIVQDINITDKLSEMKLFFDANKEKLDNPLEPIVLFESISLKLDLPVFGYSDVKNLLLFFQSVSYLPNCYDKRSNFSIKFLPKTAANTEKLIQSLQEKCSLTKLNTIHKFYHTLLELVKFYQACESIILKGTVSDISIGAPYCHLLSAWECHLRGDTESASNIYLKILEEPSQNPEMILISIIHLYALTLAQISECEKGSPDLASLTEKADILLNQLNSVLESSIFNRSTVWKCTKLLLTIMGKFEPFTQNPQASTNTSVLLNELQQYFEGNSLLGPNDSTEGNGTGTNTEAVTDTMTGKEIHVSNTPVKIKKSLLLHIWLNYISGSMLVNELDKKCILSSTCFKLAKQQYLPYLRYLVGIWNLMNNTIAMNSKEVALTRARLNQIVRSICETATVEQQQETEEQI from the coding sequence ATGGACGACTTCAAGGATGAATTGTTGAACGTTCCTGTTGCTTTCGATCAGAAATCTCTCGGTAAACGCTCACAAGAGCTTGGACTAATCTACCATTTATCAAAACAGTACGCGTTAACGGCACACGATGTTGCGAGTGAGGTTCAAACAGAATCAGAACTTAGACAGTACTTCACTCTTATTAATCAAGCTATACGATGTTTGAGATATCTGAAGGATGGTGGGTTCCAGCTGTCTTTGGAACAGGATTTTCAAATAACGTGCGATTTGGCGTGGCTGTTAATCGAAGAAACTCATCGCTTGGATTTGGCGGAGCAGTATCTATCTTCTTTACGTGAGAAATTGCAAAACACTACCTGGATCAATGAAAAAATGTATACGGATTACTTACTTCTTTGTAAGATTCCGCTCATGAAGAATGATGGGGCACAGAGTAAAGTGATTGTGAAAAACTTGGGGAAATTGATATCCAGTCTTGATTCCTCTTTATGGAAGGTActatttgaatattttagGTTACAGCTTATCCCCATAAAAGAACGCAAAGTTTCTGATTACCGCAACATCATTTATGTGGTTAAGCCCCATAAGCAATTCCATTTTGTTGTGATGTGTTCCTTCATCAACTATTGCTTAGATTCCTGCTCACATATTCCAGATGACTTATGGTCCGATTTCGAAAAACTTGAATCAGACATCCCAAAACTGCAAATATGGAAGTTTTTGCTGGAACTCCTTGTGTTAATAGTTCAGGATATCAATATAACAGATAAATTATCGGAAATGAAGTTATTTTTTGACGCGAATAAGGAAAAATTAGACAATCCATTGGAACCAATTGTGTTGTTCGAATCTATTTCTTTAAAGCTTGATTTACCAGTGTTTGGTTATTCTGATGTCAAAAAtcttttgttattttttcaaagtgTCAGCTACCTTCCTAATTGTTACGATAAGAGATCTAACTTTTCAATCAAATTTCTTCCGAAAACGGCAGCTAACACGGAGAAATTGATTCAGTCACTGCAAGAAAAATGCTCTTTAACAAAACTGAATACTATTCACAAATTTTATCACACGCTGCTTGAGCTGGTAAAATTCTATCAAGCTTGTGAATCTATTATTTTGAAGGGTACTGTTTCGGATATATCAATAGGTGCCCCATACtgtcatcttctttctgcATGGGAATGCCATTTAAGGGGAGACACTGAAAGTGCCTCTAATATATACCTAAAAATACTAGAAGAGCCATCTCAAAACCCTGAAATGATACTTATTTCAATAATACACCTATATGCGCTCACTTTAGCTCAAATTTCTGAATGCGAAAAAGGCAGCCCGGATCTAGCAAGTTTGACTGAAAAGGCAGACATTTTATTAAATCAATTAAACTCAGTACTGGAGTCTTCAATATTTAACCGTAGCACTGTTTGGAAGTGCACAAAACTATTGCTTACTATTATGGGGAAATTTGAACCTTTCACTCAAAACCCTCAAGCTTCTACTAATACTTCAGTGTTGCTAAATgaacttcaacaatattttgaaggaaatAGCTTATTAGGACCTAACGACAGCACAGAAGGAAATGGTACCGGAACCAATACCGAAGCTGTTACGGATACTATGACTGGTAAGGAAATCCATGTTTCTAACACACCAGTCAAGATTAAAAAGTCTTTACTTTTGCATATTTGGCTAAACTACATTTCAGGATCAATGTTAGTCAATGAATTAGATAAAAAATGCATACTGTCCAGCACATGTTTCAAACTAGCTAAGCAACAATACCTTCCATATTTACGTTACCTTGTAGGTATATGGAATTTGATGAACAATACCATTGCAATGAACAGTAAAGAAGTCGCTTTGACTCGAGCTAGATTGAATCAGATTGTTAGGTCAATATGTGAAACTGCAACTGTTGAACAGCAACAGgaaacagaagaacaaatttAA
- the DOS2 gene encoding Dos2p: MDILCEETGVEAADGIKVTKHDDKTDETFQKFEEQVDQHLQKTSKAIMGFIQDKNGLNIQIPENLGDTVSSRAQEMLGKLDNNLEKVEELTQGYWNKMSNKSFWSSMANSISTQFQEALDLDGNAQKKESESSSESIAETKLRQLSIDKSIYLDFNTDLLKGVDGNDATPKLEEKSAEISDLLSKDKDLKSLHDDLVPSKITDDIFWTIYFVKKSEILNLASKKREILDVKKEHDKEQQIGWDDEEEDSTEEIIPSSHSKVKSSSVEKDSDKNTTSSNLSKTDNAEEEDDDDDDWE, from the coding sequence ATGGATATTCTGTGCGAAGAAACAGGTGTAGAAGCTGCAGATGGGATCAAGGTGACAAAGCACGATGATAAGACAGATGAAACGTTCCAAAAATTCGAAGAACAGGTTGACCAACATCTCCAAAAGACTTCGAAGGCTATAATGGGGTTCATTCAGGATAAAAATGGTTTGAACATACAAATTCCGGAGAATTTAGGCGATACCGTGTCTTCAAGAGCGCAGGAAATGCTGGGGAAATTGGATAACAATTTAGAGAAAGTGGAGGAATTGACACAAGGGTATTGGAATAAAATGTCGAACAAATCATTTTGGTCTTCAATGGCGAACTCTATTTCCACTCAGTTCCAGGAGGCTCTTGACTTGGATGGTAATGcacaaaagaaagaaagcgAAAGTTCCAGTGAATCTATTGCTGAGACTAAATTGAGACAACTCTCTATTGACAAATCCATTTATTTGGATTTCAACACCGACCTTTTGAAGGGTGTTGATGGTAATGATGCAACTCcaaaattggaagaaaaatctgCAGAGATATCAGATCTTCTTTCGAAGGATAAAGATCTCAAGTCATTGCATGATGATCTAGTTCCATCAAAGATAActgatgatatattttgGACTATTTACTTCGTAAAGAAGTCCGAAATTCTGAATCTAGCATCAAAGAAGCGTGAAATACTTGATGTCAAGAAAGAACACGATAAAGAACAACAGATTGGCTGggatgatgaggaagaagattccaCCGAGGAAATTATTCCTTCATCTCATTCCAAAGtaaaatcttcttctgtcGAAAAAGATTCCGACAAGAATACCACGTCCTCTAATCTTTCTAAAACAGACAATGCTGAGGAAgaggacgatgatgatgatgactGGGAATAA
- the DOA4 gene encoding ubiquitin carboxyl-terminal hydrolase 4 — MMQNNSDLYCKSLSQLSAVASKIVAEDVEGEDLKQLLAKCIDTLTIYKRDMKKLGCVTSKTPVEQIYELYETLYVYYKIVSQIASQVIPSLPEFQKIKQSVKKDSNERELLEIYSQLVSALANDKKIGEVKRFIKTHGEEVSQSVTLPTYQNGDLISISQLHSLIRQPHNNQQQHSSLYDFLLIDIRPRRDFNNGHISCDNIVCIEPISFKETYTDSDIQRKSLITATDRELDLFKCRDKFKLIILYTDTDERTKYYWHQLQVLQNILLSRSFDQPLEGTKVVVLQNGFNAWKAKFPNDISIIKETISMPPVENTENLFPPFVSMPPYPKKQSVSNSTSRAASPSHSLTHYPDAPFLNNSKAPMKTYGLTPNHPLPSTSNLTKALQQNGMGNNNYGYDNKSQYVNGNMNGKKEHMATNNSDTVQSQAKLNLDFTIGLINLGNSCYLNCIIQCLLGCHELSYIFLTNSYKKHVNVNSRLGSKGLLANYFSQLVQKMYQQGKLLAYNNTNVEITAVQPAQFKLACGSVNSLFKGKQQQDCQEFCQFLLDSLHEDLNQCGNNPPLKELSPEAEKMRETMPLRIASAIEWERYLTTDFSIIVDLFQGQYASQLKCNACGRTSTTYQAFSVLSIPVPRSGTCTIYDSFKEFTKLETLEKDELWNCPSCKKRQPSTKQIIITRLPNNLIIHLKRFDNMMNKNNVFVNYPEELDLTSYWVDDYRGEMPKDNGVSLPLRGQKPPFNYKLFAVACHSGTLYGGHYTSYVDKGTLGWCCFDDENWRKIRRKGEYITPNAYVLFYRRINV, encoded by the coding sequence ATGATGCAAAACAACTCGGACTTGTATTGCAAGTCCCTTTCTCAACTTTCTGCTGTTGCATCGAAGATAGTGGCTGAAGATGTTGAAGGTGAGGATCTCAAGCAGCTGTTGGCAAAATGCATCGACACTCTTACGATATATAAGCGGGACATGAAGAAACTAGGGTGCGTAACGAGTAAGACGCCTGTGGAGCAAATATACGAGCTTTATGAAACTCTGTATGTTTATTATAAGATTGTGTCACAGATTGCATCACAAGTTATACCAAGCTTGCCCGAGTTCCAGAAGATTAAACAGAGTGTGAAAAAGGATTCTAATGAGAGAGAATTATTGGAAATATACAGCCAGCTGGTTTCTGCCTTGGCTAATGATAAGAAAATTGGGGAAGTGAAACGGTTTATCAAAACACATGGGGAAGAAGTGAGTCAGTCTGTGACTCTTCCAACATACCAAAATGGTGATTTAATAAGTATCTCACAATTACACTCACTAATACGACAACCCCATAATAATCAGCAACAACATTCCTCATTATATGATTTTCTTCTCATTGATATCAGACCAAGAAGGGACTTCAATAATGGGCATATAAGTTGTGACAACATTGTTTGCATAGAACCTATTTCATTCAAGGAAACATATACAGACTCTGATATTCAACGCAAATCATTGATTACAGCAACAGATAGGGAATTGGATCTTTTCAAGTGCAGAGATAAATTCAAGCTAATTATTCTCTATACTGACACAGATGAGCGCACAAAATACTATTGGCACCAGTtacaagttcttcaaaatattctcCTTAGTAGATCATTTGACCAACCGTTGGAGGGCACTAAGGTGGTTGTGTTACAAAATGGGTTTAATGCCTGGAAGGCCAAATTTCCAAACGATATTAGCATAATAAAGGAAACAATCTCTATGCCGCCAGTGGAAAATACGGAAAACCTTTTCCCTCCCTTCGTGAGTATGCCACCATatccaaaaaaacaatcagTGTCAAATTCTACCTCTAGAGCTGCTTCTCCATCACACAGTCTCACACATTATCCAGATGCTCCGTTCTTGAATAATAGTAAAGCACCAATGAAAACATATGGACTAACTCCGAATCATCCATTACCATCCACTAGTAACCTAACAAAGGCTTTGCAACAAAATGGCATGGGTAACAATAACTATGGATATGATAATAAATCACAGTATGTTAATGGAAATATGAATGGTAAAAAGGAACACATGGCAACAAATAATTCAGACACCGTTCAGAGTCAAGCTAAACTGAACTTGGATTTTACAATTGGCTTAATAAATTTGGGCAATTCTTGCTATTTGAACTGCATCATCCAATGTCTACTTGGATGTCATGAACTCTCCTATATCTTCTTAACAAACTCCTACAAGAAGCATGTTAACGTTAACAGTCGTTTAGGGTCCAAGGGTTTATTAGCGAACTACTTTTCTCAGCTTGTCCAAAAGATGTACCAACAAGGTAAGTTGTTGGCTTATAATAACACGAACGTGGAAATCACAGCGGTCCAACCTGCGCAGTTTAAACTGGCGTGCGGTTCTGTGAATTCATTGTTCAAGGGCAAACAACAGCAGGACTGCCAAGAGTTTTGCCAATTCTTATTGGATAGCTTACATGAAGACCTTAACCAATGTGGTAATAATCCACCATTAAAGGAGTTAAGTCCAGAGGCAGAAAAGATGAGAGAAACTATGCCTCTAAGAATAGCATCGGCCATAGAGTGGGAAAGATATCTAACAACAGACTTCAGCATTATAGTAGACTTATTTCAAGGTCAATATGCGTCTCAACTTAAATGTAATGCGTGTGGAAGAACTTCTACAACTTACCAAGCCTTTTCTGTTTTATCCATTCCTGTTCCGAGAAGTGGGACGTGTACGATTTATGATAGTTTTAAGGAGTTTACCAAATTGGAAACTTTAGAAAAGGATGAACTATGGAATTGTCCTTCATGTAAGAAGAGACAGCCATCTACAAAACAGATAATTATAACACGGTTGCCAAATAACTTAATCATTCATCTAAAAAGATTCGACAATATGatgaacaaaaacaatgtATTTGTTAACTACCCGGAAGAATTAGACTTGACATCTTATTGGGTTGATGATTACCGGGGGGAAATGCCTAAAGATAATGGTGTATCATTACCCTTACGTGGTCAAAAGCCTCCCTTTAATTACAAATTATTTGCAGTGGCCTGTCACTCAGGAACCCTTTACGGTGGACATTATACATCTTATGTTGATAAGGGAACACTTGGATGGTGTTGCTTTGACGATGAGAATTGGAGGaaaatcagaagaaaaggcGAATACATTACTCCAAATGCATATGTATTGTTCTACCGTAGAATCAATGTTTAG
- the IPT1 gene encoding inositolphosphotransferase translates to MGAIAAFECVWWFLKRVYLGGTNQRNVFTLALNFCVNFSPVFLWLFMFKNAGVIPNSWRPHIWGSLAYYLDNYMFGDFWHSLDSETQFWFSLFTSSVVCVVCIGLPLLAWYYIYFRKRAKFNVFDDTDCLTQNPLNGVARVQFSPSRLRILLAFAFPAFMFLVLNIDNLLASQDEKNFTRFKDILAWVLYVILHLTAPILTGVYLYVFHAPGTLKCFSFALGLQNIAGLCTHMLLPMAPPWFVHMYGAHDKEHLNYQQQGYAAGLTRVDMHLGTHLNSNGFHLSPIVFGAVPSLHSAIAVQCFFFLMFRSTFTKSVPESISHGNGIDNDDENTTTTTNNNDDDDEYYYQPQGPLTKSTQGTPEGTPESQELTPSGTPAIIPFEFEEDEDVDQDKFGTLGSFRAYDSDDMERLISSDSDSEVSPENLVQALAAQQKLPLHILQSKWLYVFHKGWVPKFLGTVFVCMQWWSTQYLDHHFRFDLFVGAIYASISYIVINKYVLQPKVIKPWLLVRADPSKDTKNESRTMGMRVFAGTSAEWFFDPLK, encoded by the coding sequence ATGGGTGCTATTGCTGCTTTTGAATGCGTTTGGTGGTTTCTCAAACGCGTGTATCTCGGTGGTACGAACCAGCGTAACGTTTTCACGCTAGCTTTGAACTTCTGTGTGAATTTCAGTCCCGTATTCCTATGGTTGTTCATGTTCAAGAACGCTGGTGTCATTCCAAACAGCTGGAGACCTCACATTTGGGGCTCTCTCGCATACTACTTGGACAACTACATGTTCGGTGACTTTTGGCACTCGCTAGACTCGGAAACGCAGTTTTGGTTTTCGTTGTTCACGAGCAGTGTCGTTTGTGTTGTGTGTATCGGGCTCCCGTTGCTCGCATGGTACTATATTTACTTTAGAAAGCGTGCCAAGTTTAATGTTTTCGACGACACCGACTGCTTGACGCAAAATCCGTTGAACGGGGTCGCGAGGGTGCAGTTCAGTCCCTCGAGACTGCGTATTTTGTTGGCGTTTGCGTTCCCAGCGTTCATGTTTCTTGTGTTGAACATCGACAACCTTTTGGCCAGCCAGGATGAGAAGAACTTCACCAGGTTTAAGGATATCTTGGCGTGGGTTCTGTATGTTATCCTGCACTTGACGGCGCCAATTCTCACTGGTGTGTACTTGTACGTGTTCCATGCGCCAGGAACGTTGAAGTGCTTTTCGTTCGCGCTAGGCTTGCAGAATATCGCTGGGTTGTGCACGCATATGCTCCTGCCAATGGCCCCACCTTGGTTCGTTCACATGTACGGTGCCCACGACAAGGAACACTTGAACTACCAGCAGCAGGGCTACGCTGCTGGGTTGACCCGTGTCGACATGCATCTCGGGACCCATCTCAACTCGAACGGGTTCCACCTCTCGCCAATCGTCTTCGGGGCCGTGCCCTCGTTGCACTCGGCCATTGCCGTCCagtgcttcttcttcctcatgTTCAGGTCCACATTCACAAAGTCCGTGCCGGAATCCATCTCCCATGGCAATGGCATTGATAACGATGACGAgaatactactactactactaataataacgacgacgacgatgagTACTACTACCAGCCCCAAGGACCGCTCACCAAGTCGACCCAGGGCACCCCAGAAGGTACCCCAGAGAGCCAGGAGCTAACTCCATCCGGCACACCCGCAATAATACCCTTCGAGTTCGAAGAAGACGAGGACGTCGACCAGGACAAGTTCGGCACCCTTGGGTCCTTCCGCGCATACGACTCAGACGACATGGAAAGACTAATATCATCGGACAGCGACTCGGAAGTGTCACCAGAAAACCTCGTCCAGGCTCTAGCTGCCCAGCAAAAACTCCCACTGCACATCCTACAGTCCAAGTGGCTCTACGTCTTCCACAAGGGCTGGGTCCCCAAATTCTTGGGAACCGTCTTCGTGTGCATGCAATGGTGGTCCACCCAGTATCTAGACCACCACTTTAGATTCGACTTGTTCGTAGGCGCCATCTACGCCTCCATATCATACATCGTCATCAACAAGTACGTCTTGCAACCTAAAGTCATCAAGCCTTGGCTCCTCGTTAGAGCTGATCCTTCCAAGGACACCAAGAACGAGTCAAGAACGATGGGTATGAGGGTGTTTGCTGGTACCAGCGCCGAATGGTTCTTCGATCCACTAAAATAG